caccacctccggctAATCCTCCTACACCGGCGTGGCAACCTCGGGATCTTTCGGCATCCTCCTGCACCTCCTACACCGGCGCAGAGAAGACAACCACAGTTGATGAGCTAGATCTAGAtataggattttttttgttttcttgtataACTTACCGCCGCCGCACTAGACAGGTGCGTCGGGGATAACGcgagttaccgccggcgcacctacTGGTTCGCCGGCAATAAGCAATTACCACCGGCAtgttcccaccggcgggctctagtgcgccggcaattgccttttttggtgcgccaacaataagccttttcctagtagtacaTAGTACAACACAAACACTTACAAACACGCatgtacactcacccctatgagcaccttcgagGGACTGAGCCGTCAGATTTTGAGGTTAACGAAGTCACCATTGGTGTCTCGCTGTTGACGGGtacgtcacctaccactgaaagcataaCGACAATCAAATCATagaataaatccaggtaaatgcaaatACCCATGCCAAGTCTAGGACTTGAATCTGAATGGTTCCACCACAAGAAACCTGACCACTAGAGCCAAGCCCAGTTTACTAAAAGCACATGTATCCGTTGTCCCATGTTATAATAAAACAATGTGTTGGCCTCTAATTTCTTGTCCAGCGGCTTTTGAACTCCCTGCTACGAGGAGGAACAGGGGGTTCATACTTCAGATCTACTTCTAGATTTAATATTTTGTGTGGCACACGAGTTGATGGAGTGTAGATTTCTGTTATTAGTTCCATCCGGGCTGATGATGGGACCTGCGTCTAATTGTCAACGCGCGAAACTATACATGTCATGTTGAGTTGAGTTATGGATCATTTCGATGTAGAGGCTAGAGGTTTCGACCTCGTtttcgaaagaaaaaaaaaactctgCTTCAAGATAAGATGTGCCAACGTTTAGTAGAACAATAATGGTAGTTGTAGTTGTACATATTAAAGTAGTATAATTCTTTATGCCTTTGCATGAGAGAATTCGATAGTTACATGTGTAGAGGTGCATGCATAATTTTGAGCTGCACCACGTATATATATACACGGTTCTAGCTAGTGCTGAACTGCTAATAGTAGAGTGGAATTGGCCGTCGGTTTTGTGGCCTTATTCATTCACGTGACGTATAATCCTCGTACGCTGATCACGAGTTCACCTTGGAGCAGCTGAGCCTGATCTGGCCCTGCGTCCCTGTGAGCGGCGAGATGTTGCCCATCTTGACCATGGCCGTGGCGAAGGCGCTGCTGAAGGCCGCCCCGCTGGACGCGAAGTTCCTGACGGTGTTGTCGGTGGTGGCGTTGTTGAAGAGCACCTGGTCGGAGTGGAGGAGCCCCTTCTGGGAGAGCAGGTTGGTGTAGTAGGCGTTGTCGAAGGCGTTGGCGGTGGTGGCGTCGAGCGCCGCCAGGTTGCCGTTGCCGCCGGACTGCGGGCAGTTGGCCTTGAGCGAGGTGGCGAAGGCGGCGTTGATGTTGGTGTCGCCGCCGTAGATCCGCGAGCGGAAGTTCTGGCACTGCGCCCGGCCGATGGTGTGCGCGCCGGAGAGCGCCACCATGTCCACGGTGTTGAGGTTCTTCTTGGCGAACGCGGCCTGGAGCTGTGCGAGGCTGGAGCCAGGGCCCGGGAGGTCCCCGGTATTCCCGGTTGCGCTCGTCGAGTCCCGTCTGCCGAGAGGAACGTACTGTCCATGACAGTCAACAAAGCAGTGGTGGAAGTGCAGCCGGCAGTCACGCCGCGTCTTGCTTGCAAGTGGTAGAGTCCCTCCTCCCCGGAAGAACCGTTCCACGTACGCGTCCCAGGTACGTACGGTACGGTGTGGGCGACGCGCGCATGGATGAGAAGACGCGTCGCACCATACCTCTGCACGCACGGACGCACGCTCCCGGATATTTCGCGCGCCAGGCTGGCACCAGCCAATTTAATTAACGCTCCGGGAGTATGAAATCGATCGGAACGAATGAATAAATGGCTGCCTTTGATTTGCTCATTCAGATCGATTCTTCTCTCTCCACCATCGATCCTTTTATTTTCCCTCTTGCTAAGAATTTCATCGGTAAATTAAGTTGAGGATTTTTTTTTTCCCTGCATGCATGACTACTAGTAGTACTAGTAGTACGTACTTGAATTTGGCTCCTTCGCTGCTCATCAATGACTCAATATAACCGAAGCGACCCGACGGCTCCGCGCGCGCATTccgatggatggatggatggattaATTAGCTCCTTTCTTTGTTCCATCGCCTCCTTTTTTACTTTCTTTCTTTACCACACGCGCGATTTTTTTTAAGAAAACAAAATTTACACAGTCGGCtcgaaaaataaataaaaaacaagcTAGCCGGACCTACTTGCTCCGGGTACGACCTCCACCGATGCGTAGGCGAAAGGTAATTTcaagcaacaacaacaaaataACAACTTCTCCTTTCGATGGGAAGAAAGTCAAATTGTTTCTACCGTGAGCTCGCCCCCACATGTCACGAGTAGTATGGCACAATTTCCTTCCTTAAACTAATATTACCTCTGTCTACAAAACGACATCCCAAACTTTGTTTAAATTTAGATGCATCTTCAAATTATCATATAGATACACATCCGAATTTAGGTAACCCCGACATATATCCTTTTATGAAGCGGATGGAGCACTTCTTGTATTTGATGATCGATCATGCAAATATTGGAAAGAAGAGGTAACATGAGTCGGACGATCAACCCAACTTTTGACGAAACACAAAGCCCCTCTCGCTATCCGCGTCGCCTCCCCCCGCAAGAAACTTGGcgtgcgtcgccggctcctcgactT
This region of Lolium perenne isolate Kyuss_39 chromosome 2, Kyuss_2.0, whole genome shotgun sequence genomic DNA includes:
- the LOC127328293 gene encoding peroxidase-like, whose protein sequence is MGSEEGPGARNIRERASVRAEVWCDASSHPCARRPHRTVRTWDAYVERFFRGGGTLPLASKTRRDCRLHFHHCFVDCHGQYVPLGRRDSTSATGNTGDLPGPGSSLAQLQAAFAKKNLNTVDMVALSGAHTIGRAQCQNFRSRIYGGDTNINAAFATSLKANCPQSGGNGNLAALDATTANAFDNAYYTNLLSQKGLLHSDQVLFNNATTDNTVRNFASSGAAFSSAFATAMVKMGNISPLTGTQGQIRLSCSKVNS